A region from the Caldalkalibacillus salinus genome encodes:
- a CDS encoding Cof-type HAD-IIB family hydrolase, with translation MSKKQFLIAVDLDGTLLTDEDKAITPRTKKALHQAMDQGHKVVIATGRPFRASEMYYKELGLNMPIINFNGALVHHPQDTSWGTYHFPLNLSTAQSVVETSETFGVQNIMVEVMDHVFIRKHDDMIIDTFFGPDTEVSLLKDTLHTDPTSVLIYPYEHNVDELRRRLDQQHAEVIEHRKWGAPWNVIEVIRRGLNKAVGLERICHHYNIPVENVIAFGDEDNDFEMIEFAGTGVAMENAIPELKRRANAITLTNEEEGIADFLEKNVL, from the coding sequence ATGAGCAAAAAACAGTTTTTAATTGCGGTTGATTTAGATGGTACACTGTTAACGGACGAAGATAAAGCCATTACGCCACGGACAAAGAAAGCATTACACCAAGCGATGGACCAGGGACACAAAGTTGTGATTGCCACGGGCAGACCATTTCGAGCTAGTGAAATGTACTATAAAGAGCTAGGGCTAAATATGCCGATTATTAATTTCAATGGTGCTCTCGTCCATCATCCACAAGACACTTCATGGGGGACGTATCACTTTCCATTGAATTTAAGTACAGCTCAAAGTGTTGTAGAGACGTCTGAAACGTTCGGTGTACAGAATATTATGGTCGAAGTGATGGATCATGTTTTTATTAGAAAACACGACGATATGATTATCGACACTTTCTTTGGACCTGATACAGAAGTATCCCTACTTAAGGATACCCTTCACACCGACCCTACCTCTGTGCTCATATATCCCTATGAACATAATGTCGATGAGCTTAGAAGACGACTAGATCAACAACATGCCGAGGTCATAGAACATCGCAAATGGGGTGCACCCTGGAACGTGATCGAAGTGATACGCCGCGGGCTAAATAAGGCGGTCGGTTTGGAGCGAATTTGCCATCATTATAATATCCCCGTCGAGAACGTCATTGCGTTCGGTGATGAAGATAATGATTTTGAAATGATAGAGTTTGCAGGGACGGGTGTAGCCATGGAAAACGCCATTCCAGAGTTAAAGCGTAGAGCAAATGCCATAACACTGACCAATGAAGAAGAAGGCATTGCTGACTTTTTAGAAAAAAACGTCTTGTAA
- a CDS encoding YtrH family sporulation protein: MSFLVTIILDFFVAFGVLIGGCLLGGLGAIIIAQPTHPPLDLMSHLADKIKIWAVVAAIGGTIDTLSAIERGFFSGSHGEVVKHLLFICSAFLGAHAGTIIIKWFVGEY; the protein is encoded by the coding sequence ATGAGTTTTTTAGTAACCATTATTTTAGATTTCTTTGTCGCCTTCGGTGTTTTAATCGGAGGTTGCTTGTTAGGTGGTCTTGGGGCCATCATCATTGCTCAACCAACACATCCCCCTTTAGATCTCATGTCTCATCTTGCTGATAAAATTAAAATATGGGCCGTTGTCGCAGCGATAGGTGGGACCATTGACACACTGTCTGCCATTGAAAGGGGCTTTTTCTCCGGGTCGCACGGGGAGGTCGTTAAGCATCTCCTCTTTATCTGTAGCGCCTTTTTGGGTGCACATGCGGGCACCATTATTATTAAATGGTTTGTGGGGGAATACTGA